The sequence below is a genomic window from Deltaproteobacteria bacterium GWC2_55_46.
CGGAGAGCAGGGCAGGGGTTTCGCGGTAGTCGCCGACGAGGTGAGAAAGCTCGCCGAAAGGACGACCAGGGCCACCAAGGAGATAAGCGTCATGATCCAATCGATACAGGATGAGACATCCAGGGCGGTCTCGGCCATGAACGAAGGCACCGGGAAGGTCGAAAACGGTCTTAAGCTCGCGAACGAGGCCGGCCAGGCCCTCAAGGACATAGTCTCCGGGGTCGAGACGGTCACTGACATGATAGGCCAGATAGCCACCTCGGCTGAAGAGCAGAGCGCCACCACGGCGGAGATAACCAGGAGCATGGACTCCATCGCCGATGTCTCCAGGACGAGCGTTACGTCCATAGGAGAGGTCGAGAAGGCGACAGGCGAGCTGATGGTCTTTGCCGCGGAGTTGAAGGAGCTTATAAACGGCTTCAGGAGCGCGCAAGGTGATAACGACAAAATTGACGCCCCCGTCAGGGCTGAAGCGAGACTTCGTTTAATCCATACTTCCAGCCGTAAAACAAAACCTGCCTATACCTCGAAAGCGTAGTTGCCTCCTGCGCTTCAGGAGGATCAAACCCGCCGCCCCCCGTCCATCGGGGGGCGTACCTGCTTTTTGGCCTGTTCACTTCCTCAATCCTTTCCACGTACAAACCCCCGGATCTATGCTCTTCCTCTGCTCCGCCACCCCCGGCAAAAGGCCTGAACCGGGGGAAGTGATTCATTTTGTTGAAATTTTTTCGTATTTAGGATATAGAAAAGGTATTCAGATAATCCTACAGGCGGCGGAACTGTGGTCATTGCGAAGTTGCGGCGTTGGGATTCCCGTCTCTATAACTATCTTGGAGACCTTCGTAGCAAAAAACGTTTCTCGCATGATAATAATAGACTTTCAGCATCCGCTAAAGCATATAAAAGGATCTTTCGATGGTTGACCCGGATAGACTTGTCTGCTTTACCATTGACGACCTCGTCCTCGCCCTGCCCCTCGAAAAAGTCGAAAGAGTAATGCCTTCGGTAAGGCTTACGCCCCTGCCGAATGCCCCTCAAGCCGTACTCGGTATCCTGGACCTCCGGGGCAAGGTCATCCCTGTATTCGATATCCGCGCGCGCTTCGGAAAGCCCTGGCGCGAGATCTCCCTGGGCGAGCAGATACTCATAGCCGCCGCGTCGAAGAGGACTGTGGCGATGGTCGTCGATGAGGCCAGGGGCGTAATCGATTGCGAGCCAGGGAGCATCACGGCGTCAGTAGAGGTTCTGCCAGGGCTTGAGCACATCCGCGGTGTGGCGAAGCACGCGAGCGGGATGATAGTCATACAGGATATAGACAGGTTTCTCTCCATCGAAGAGGAACGTCAGCTCGACGGCGCCCTCGAAGGGATGGAAAGGAAAAATGGGTAGAATACCTGAGCAGATCCTCCAGGAGCTTAATAACTTCATCTCCTCTTTCATGGGGCTCCATTTCACCGAGAGCCGCCTCCAGGACCTGGAGCGCGCCATATCGGCGGTCTCGCGGGACTTTGGCTTCGAGAGCGAAATGGAGCTCGTAAGATGGATCATCTCAGGGCCGCCGGAAAGGGAGAAGGTCGAAAGGCTCGCAGCCTACCTGACCGTGGGAGAGACCTATTTTTTCAGGGACAGGGCCTCGTTCAAGGCCCTTGAGGCCGATATAGTGCCGGAGCTTCTGAGGGCGAGAGAGGCCGCCCGGCGGATCAGGGTCTGGAGCGCAGGCTGCTCGACCGGTGAAGAGCCCTATTCGATAGCGATACTCCTTTCGAGGCTCGTCCCGGACCGTGAAAACTGGAACATCAGCATACTCGCTACTGACATCAACCCGGCGGCCCTGAGGAAGGCTCAGGAAGGCGTCTATACCGACTGGTCCTTCAGGGATACGCCGGTGTGGCTCAAGGAAAGATATTTCATCAAGGAGAGGGGTGGCGCCTACAGGATAGACCCGGCCATAGGCAGGATGGTGACTTTTTCGTACCTGAACCTGGCGGAAGACGCCTATCCGTCGCTCCTCAATAATACCAACGCTATAGACATCCTCTTTTGCCGCAATGTGATGATGTATTTCTCGAACGAGGTAGCCGGGAGGGTGATGCGCGGTTTTCACAATTGCGTAGTTGACGACGGGTGGCTTCTCATGAGCCCGGCTGAGGCCATAAGGTCGATTGCCAACCTTTTTACGCCAGAGACCAGGAATGGGGCCATCTTCTACCGGAAGGCAGAGGCGCCAAAGCGCCCCCGCCTGACGTTATTCAGGGAGGAACCGGTCTTCCATCCTGTACCCGCACCCTCTATCAAGCCTGTTTTGGTGCAGGTTCCTCCGGCGCCACAGGCGCTTCGCCCTGAGGCAAGGGGCTACGATGAGGCCGAGAAGGACTATCACCGGGGCATGTACGCCCGCGCGGCTGCGATACTCGAACAGACGGCTCTGGGGGCGGGGCTCGACGAGAGGGGTATGCTCCTTCTCGCCAGGGCCTATGCCAATCAGGGCAGGCTTGACGAGGCCGCCACATGGTGCGAAAAGGCATTGAGGCAGGACATATTCAACGCGGCGGCTCACTTCCTCTTTTCAACGATAATGCTCGAACAGGGCAGGGGTGAAGAGGCGGTCAAGGGGCTTGAAAAGGCCATCTACCTCGACCAGGACTTCATAATAGCGCACTTTGTGCTCGGGAACCTCCTTGCGTCGCAAGGGCGCTCTCAGGCATCCGAAAGGCATTACAGGGTAGCGCTTAAGCTGCTCGGCGCCCTGCCTGAAGAACAGGCCATTGACGCCTCTGACGGCATTATGGCAGGCAGGCTTAAAGAGATCATAACCATGGCGCTCGATGGAGGTACAGTTGGCAGGTAAGGAGAAGCCCGGAATAGATTGGGAGGCGGTCAGGCAGAGGCTCGCGAAGACAGGAGAGCGGCTCGCCGAAAGGAGCCGCCCATCGCGGGATCATATCGAGGAGGTATTGAGGCGAAGGGCCGAGGCCTTTGCCAGACGCGAGAAGGCTGAGCCGGAAGGCGAGTTCCTTGAGGCCCTTGAGTTCACGCTCGCAAGCGAACGGTATGCCTTCACCACGGAGCTCATAAGGGAGGTGGCCCCGCTCCATGAGCTTACGCCTGTGCCCTGCACCCCCGCGTTCGTGCTCGGGATAGTGAACATCCGGAGCGAGATACTCTCGGTAATAGATCTGAGAAGATTTTTCGACCTTCCCTGGAAGGGCATAACCGACTTGAGCAAGCTCATTGTGCTCAAGTCCCAGGAGATGCAGTTCGGGGTGCTCGCTGACTCGATACTCGGGGTAACGAGGATATGGGCGGACGGGCTCAGGAAGCTCCCGACCCTTACGGGCGTGAGGGAAGAGTACCTCAAGGGGGTCTCCGCTCAAGGCACGGTGGTGCTGGACGCGGGTCGCCTCCTCGCCGACAGATCGATAATAGTATACGAAAAGGCCGAATAGGCCAGGAGGATGGATATGAGATGGTTCTATGATATATCGACCCGCATGAAGCTCTTCATCGGCTTCGGGCTGGTCATCCTGTTCCTTGCCGCTGTCATAATCATCACGACCAGGAACATCGTACAGATAGAGAAGGCGCAGGAAGATATAATAGGGCATGAGTTCGCCAATACCGTCGATACGCTGACACTCCTGTCCAGGCTTGACGCCATACGCGTCGGGCTCCTGTCGATGACGGGATCCAGGAGCGCGGCTGAAAAGGCGGCCTGGCACAACGCCATCAAGGAGAAGAGCGCTGATATAGACTCGCTCTTCAAGACCCTTCTCGACAGGAACAGGGACAATGAAGACGCCTCCTGGAGGCTTCGGGAGATGAAGGGCATCCTCGATGATTTCGCCGAGACAAGGGACAGGCGGCTGATACCCTTGCTATACGCCGGCAAGACCGAGGCCGCTCGCGAGCTTGCGATGGGCATCCAGGCAGAGCGCTACAAGAGGATGACCTCGCTGGCGGCCGACCTGGAGAGCGAATCCAAGCGGCAGACCGCGCTCATGGTAGAAGTGTCGAAAAAGGCCTCCCAGCGCTCGCTCATCTTCTCGCTATCGCTCGGGGCCGCGGCCGTCCTCTTTAGCATGGTCCTCGCCGTTTTCCTGAACAACGTCATCGCCAGCCCGTTCAAGGACATCTCGGATGTCGCCGTCAGGGTGGCTTCAGGAGACCTCACCGTAAATGTCCCTGACCTTGGCAGGAGGGACGAGGTAGGCGCCCTCTCAAACACCTTCAGGCAGATGATAGACAGGCTCCAGAGGCAGACCGGCGAACTGGCGGAGGTTATAAGCGTGCTGGCGACATCATCCAACGAGATAGCGGCGACCACCTCCGAGCTCGCTTCAGGCGCGGAGCAGACCGCCATAGCGGTCACCGAGACTACGACCACGGTCGAGGAGGTCAAGCAGACCGCCAACGTCTCCTCCGAGAAGGCGAGGCATGTCTCCGATATAGCCCAGAACGCCGTGCAGGTCTCGCATAACGGCACGCGCCTCGTGCAGGATACGCTCCGGGGCATTGGCAATATAAAGGAGCAGGTCGAGTACATAGCGGAAACCATCGTGAAGCTCTCCGAGCACAACCAGGCCATAGGGGAGATCATAGCGGCGGTCGACGACCTCGCGGAGCAGGCAAACCTCCTGGCTGTGAATGCCTCGATAGAGGCGTCGAAGGCCGGAGAGCATGGCAAAGGCTTCATGGTAGTCGCTCAGGAGATAAAGAGCCTCTCGGAGCAGTCCAAGCAGGCGACCAGGCAGGTGCGTTCGATCCTCAATGACATACAAAAGTCCAGCAGCGCGGCGGTCATGGCCACAGAGCGGGGCAGCAAGGCTGTCGAGGCTACCGTGCTTCAGTCCTCCGGCACAGGGGACACGATACGTACCCTCGCCGACACCATCGGGGAGGCATCCCAGTCGGTCATCCAGATAGCCGCCTCCAGCCAGCAGCAGCTCGTTGGAATGGACCAGGTCGCGATAGCCATGAACAGCATAAAGCAGGCCACGACCCAGACGGCCGCGAGCACGAAGCAGGTGGAGTTGACCGTCAGGAACCTCCAGGAGCTCGGCGGCAAACTCAAGGCCATGGTCCAGCATTATAAGCTCTCCTAAAGGGTACGGATGGACAAGGATACCGAGTTCAGAAGACGGCTCATTTCGACCTTCAAGGCGGAGGCGCAGGAGCACATAAGCACCATCATGGCCGGGGTCATCGAGCTGGAGCGCATGCCGCCGGTCGAGGTGCAGATGGAGATAGTGGAGACCGTCTTCAGGGAGGCCCATAGCCTGAAGGGCGCCGCGCGCGCCGTGGGTATCCCTGAGATAGAGTCCCTCTGCCAGGCTCTCGAAGGTGTTTTCTCGCAGTGGAAGATGAGGAGGATAAACCAGTCAAGGGACCTCTTCGACGTTATCTGTGCCGCGATGGATACGGTGCGCTCGATCGTCGCGTCCACCGAGACCGGGGCTGAGCCATGCCCTGAGCGCGCCCAGGCGGCCGGCCTCGCGAAGGAGCTCGACAGCTTCGCCTCAGGGGGTCCGTCTGTCATGACCTTCCAGGGAAGGGGGCAGGAGGTCATTAAAAGGCCGCCATCGCCTGACCAGGCAGCCCTGGAAGAGGCGAAGACACCCGCAAGAGAAGCGATAAAAAGGCCAGCGCAGTACCCACGGGACCTCTCGTCTGATACCGTGAGGGTTTCGACGGGAAAGCTGGGCCTGTTGCTTATGCAGGCCGAGGAGATGCTGCCCTTGAAGTCGGTATCTTCCCTGAACTCGGCCCTTTCCGCAGAGATAGAAGGTATGCTCAAGGACCTTAAAGACGAGCTCGGCAGGTATGGCAGGTTGCCGGCGGGTAAAGGGGCGGCAGCGTCCCAAGATACGGGAGAGATCTTCAGCCGGGTCCAGGCGCGCCTCAAGGCCATGGATGAGGCAACGCGGGCGCTCTCGCGCTCTTCCAGGCAGCATGGCAGGGCGCTCGGCAGGATGATAGACGGCCTCCTGGAAGAGGTCAAGCAATCGATGCTCATGCCGTTTTCCAGCGTCCTCGATGGTTTCCCTATGCTCTTAAGGGACATCTGCAGGAAAAAGGGCAAGGAGGCCGATCTCGTGATAACAGGCGAGGGGGCCGAGATAGACAGGAGGATACTGGAGGAGATAAAGGACCCGCTCATCCATCTGGTGAGGAACTGCGTGGACCACGGCATAGAGAGGCCCTCGGAACGGGAGGGGAAAGGCAAGCCGAGGAGGGGGACCGTAGCGATAACGATGGCGCACCTCGAAGGAAAGGCGGAGGTGACGGTCTCTGACGACGGAGGGGGCATCGATATGGAAAAGGTCAAGGCGGCGGCCGTGAAGAACGGAGTGGTCGACGGGGCGGAAGCGGCCGAGTTAGGCGAGGAGGAAGCTCTCTCTCTCATATTCCATTCGGGCCTTTCTACAAGCCACATCATAACAGACCTCTCTGGCAGAGGCCTTGGGCTTGCCATCGTGCGCGAAAAGATAGAGAGGCTCGGCGGGTCTGTTACAGTCGAGTCTTCGCCCCTGGGGACGAAGTTCAGGCTCTTCATGCCCCTTACCATAGCCACCTTCAGGGGCATATTGGCCTTGGCTGGCGGGCAGACATTCATAATACCGGTATCGAGCGTGGAGCGCACCTTGAGGGTAAAGGCCTCTGAATTGAGCTCCGCCGGGAACAGGGAGACCGTATACATACACGGGGAGCCGTATTCGTTCGCCTGGCTTGACGCGGTCCTCGAGATACCTCCCAGGCCCAGGAAGAACGACGGCTTCATAACCATGCTCCTCCTGGCCTCTGGCGGGCGGAAGATGGCCTTCGGAATCGATGAGATGGCCGGTGAGGAAGAGATACTTGTAAAGGGGCTGGGCCCGCAGCTCGCGTTGGTGAGGAATATATCCGGGGCGGCGATATTGGGAGACGGCAGGCCGGCGCCTCTAATAAACGTGCCGGACCTGTTGAGGTCGGCTATGAGGCCGTCTCCTTCGATCGTCCCGCTTGAGGCCGCCGAGCCCAAAGCCATATCGGTATTGGTCGCCGAGGACTCCATCACGTCAAGGATGCTCCTCAAGAACATACTCGAATCGGCCGGCTATTCGGTGAGGACGGCCGTGGACGGGGTCGACGCGTACACGCTCCTTAAGACAGAGCCATTTGACCTCCTTGTCTCGGATATAGAGATGCCGAGGATGGACGGCTTTGAGCTTACATCGAAGGTAAGGAACGATAAAGCCCTCTCGGAGCTGCCGGTCGTGCTGGTGACCGCCCTTGAGACCAGGGAAGACCGCGAAAAGGGCATCGAGTCAGGCGCCAACGCCTATATAGTAAAGAGCAGCTTCAACCAGAATAACCTCCTTGAGATAATAAGGAGGCTTGCGGGGTAGAGGGTTGCATGGCGCCGGGAGTTTTTTAATTTGATAAGCGTTTACATAGTCGACGACTCGCGCGTGGCGCGTGATTATTTAAGGCATCTTCTCGAGGCCGACCCGTCCATCAGTGTCATAGGCGAGGCATCAAGCGGGGAGGAGGCTGTCGAGTTCATGCAGGCCAACAGGCCCGATGTCATCACCATGGACATCAATATGCCCGGCATGGACGGGCATGAGGCCACGAGTATGATAATGGGCGCGAACCCTGTGCCGATAGTCATCGTAAGCGCCCATTACGACAAGTCGCATGTCGAACAGTCTTTCAGGGCCATAGAGGCCGGGGCGATAGCGATAGTCGAGAAGCCGCCGGGGCCCGGGCATCCTGCCCACAAGGAGGCCGTAAGGGAGCTCATACAGACCGTAAAGCTCATGTCCGAGGTCAAGGTGGTAAGGCGCTGGGCGAGGGGCGTACAGAAGCCGTCCGCCTCAAGGGCCTTCAGGACAGAGAAGAAGGAGGTCAAGGTGGTGGTGATCGGCGCCTCCACCGGCGGGCCTCCGGTGCTCCAGACGGTGCTCTCCGGCTTTGAGGCGGACTTTCCGGTGCCGATAGTCGTTGTGCAGCATATAGCCAGGGGCTTCATAGACGGGATGGTGGAGTGGCTCGGAGGGGTCATTGAGATGAAAGTCAGCGTGGCTTCAGACGGCGAAAG
It includes:
- a CDS encoding chemotaxis response regulator protein-glutamate methylesterase; this encodes MISVYIVDDSRVARDYLRHLLEADPSISVIGEASSGEEAVEFMQANRPDVITMDINMPGMDGHEATSMIMGANPVPIVIVSAHYDKSHVEQSFRAIEAGAIAIVEKPPGPGHPAHKEAVRELIQTVKLMSEVKVVRRWARGVQKPSASRAFRTEKKEVKVVVIGASTGGPPVLQTVLSGFEADFPVPIVVVQHIARGFIDGMVEWLGGVIEMKVSVASDGERLLPGHIYFAPDGFHAGVEPGGTIVLSQSELENGIRPSVSYLFRSAARAFGAEVIGVLLTGMGRDGALELRFIKDRGGVTIVQDRETAVVYGMPGEAIKMGGASLVLTPEMIPVRIKSLVNGRWPD